Genomic segment of Thermoleophilaceae bacterium:
GATTCGCCCGCGAGGTAACCCACTCGCTCGAGCGAGTCCCGCATCGCGGCCACTCCGCCCTGTTCCGCACCCGGCATGCGGCAAGGATACTTTTCGCGGGATGCTGCCCCTTGGCGACCTCCCCGGCCTTCCGAGCCAGGACGTCGGCACCGATCCCAAGCGCTACGTGATCCTTCTGGCGGTGGGCTTCGTGATCGCCGTGCTCGGCCACATGACGAAGACGAAGACGCTGGTGGCCACCGGGGTCGCCCTGATCTTCCTGGCGACCTTCATCCTCCCGCTCCTGTTCCACTTCAGGACGTGAGCGCGAGCGCCGAGAGGAACTCCATCAGCTCACGCACGGGCATCGGCTTGGCGAACGCGAAGCCCTGACCCCACGGGCAGCCGAGCTCACGCAGCCGCTGCGCCTGCTTCTCCGTCTCGATCCCCTCGGCCACCGTGCCGAGGTCCATGCGGCGGCAGAGGTCGAGGATGATGCTGGCGAGCACGCCCGAGCTGCCCTCCTCGGCGAGCTCGTCCACGAACGGCTTGGGGATCTTGAGCACGTCGATCGGGAAGCGCTGGAGGTACTGGAGCGACGAGTAGCCGGTGCCGAAGTCATCGATGGCGATCCGCACCTCCAGCTCCTTCAGCGCCTGGAGCTTCGCGATCGTCGCCTCGGTGTCGTGCATCAGGAGCGTCTCCGTGAGCTCGAGCACCAGCGTCCGCGGCGGCAGCTGCCAGCGCTCGAGCACCGCGGCCACCTCGTCAACGATGTCCGGCTGCTCGAGCTGCCACGCCGAGAGGTTCACCGCCACCTGGAGCCGGGGATGCAGGGGCTGCCAGGCCGCGGCCTGCCGGCACGCCTCGTCCAGCACCCAGCGGCCGAGCGGCAGGATCAGCCCGCTCTCCTCCGCGAGCGGGATGAACACGCCCGGCGGCAGGAGCCCGCGTTCCGGGTGGCGCCAGCGCACCAGGGCCTCCACGCCGAGCACCTCGCCGCTCTCGAGCTTGAACGCGGGCTGGAAGTGGAGCTCCAGCTCGTCGCCCTTCACCGCGCGGCGCAGCTCGGACTCCAGGGCGAGCCGGTCCATCACTTCCGCATGCATCTCCGGCTCGAAGATCTCGTAGCGATCCTTGCCGCGGCCCTTCGCCCGGTACATCGCCACGTCGGCGTTGCGAAGGAGCGTCTCGGCGTCCTCCACCGTGCCCACCGCGATTCCGATGCTGCAGGTGACGAACACCTCACGGTCGCCGAGCATGAACGGCTCGCGCAGAGCGGACGCCACGCGCTGAGCCACATGTGCAGCCGCCATCTCGTCCCTCGCCTCCTCCAGCAGGATCGCGAACTCGTCGCCGCCAAGCCGCGCGGCCGTCTCGGCCCGCCGCAGGCAGCCGCGAATGCGGGCCGCCACATCGAAAAGCAGCTTGTCGCCCTCCGCGTGGCCGAGGGTGTCGTTCACGAGCTTGAAGCGGTCGAGGTCCACGAAGATCACGCTCACAGCCGCGCCCCTTCTCGCCGCGCGGGCGAGCGAGTGGTCGAGGCGGTCCATGAAGAGAGCCCGGTTGGCGAGCCCGGTGAGGGGATCGGTGAGGGCCTGGCGCATCGTGTCGCCCGTGCGCGCGGCGGCGAGGGCAAGGCTCGCGTGCTCGCAGAACGCGACGAACATGTCCTGATCCACCGCGGTGAAGTGGCGGTCGCGCTCGCGTGAGCTCACCACCAGGCTGCCGATCACGCTGCCGTGCTCGTGGAGTGGGGCGGCCATCGAGGTGGTCACGCCGTACGCCACGGCCTCTGGGCGCGCACCGGGAGCGCTCTGGTAGTCGTCGAGCACCACCAGCCGTCCGAGTTCCGGCGCCGCCGCCGTGGCGCCCGCGTTCGTCTGGCCATAGCGCAGCGCCTCCACCAGCTCGGGTGGATGCCCGATCACCGCCGGCGTGCTCATTCGCCCGGGATCGTCGGAGTCCGCCACGCGGATCGCCACCATCTCGAGATCGAGCAGCCGCGCCGCCGCGTGCACGATGGTGTCGAACACCTCCTGCAGCGAGGCGCGGCGCGAGATCGCCTCCTGGATCGAGGTGAGCTGCTCGAGCAGGATCCGCCGGCGCTCGAGCCTGAGGATGATTTCGAGCAGCCGCGCGAGGCCCTCGAGCAGGTGCCGCTCCGCCTGATCGAAATCGGAGCGGCCAACCCGGCCGAGGACCACCTCGCCATGATCGAGGTGGCCGACGATCGTGTGGCAGCGCCCAAGCCCCGGCAGCTCCACCTCGCCACCCCCCTGTTGAGCCGCGCGCAGCAGGCCCTCGCCCGGCGCGGAGCCGTCCCCGAAGCCGTACCAGTCGATCGGCGCGCCCCGCCCGAGCATTGCGCCGAAGTCGGCGCCCACATCTTCGCCGAGCTTCTTGATGGCCGCCGTCCGGGCAGCGCGTACCCCCTGAGCCGCCGAGGTGGTGGCCAGGAGGTCGTTGAACTGCTGCGTCCACCAGGCGGCGCTGGACCTGCGATCAGATCGGTCCGTCACACCCCGGCTAATCGGCAGCAGCCGCGGAAATTGCATTCAAGTAGCGCAAGCGCCCGCCGATTCAGTCCTTGTGGCCAAACCTCCCGGCCAGTGGACCGATGCGCACGCTCGGCCGCGGCTACAGCGAGCGAACCGTCAGGAAGTAACCGCCCGGCGCATGCGTCTTCTTCTATATGAAGCGGACTAAGAGCCCAATTCCCGCCGAGACGCACGTGCCGGAGTACAGGCGGACCCTGAACCGGCCGAGGCGCCACTCGCCGATCAGGCGCTTCGCCGGCTACGGCATCTTGAGGTGATCGCTCCCAGCGTGCGCGAGCGCGTCGGGAAGCTGTCGCCGGGAGGAGATGTCGAGCTTACGGAACGCGCGGCCGAGGTGCGTCTCGACGGTCTTCTCCGTGACGAACAGCGTCTGCGCGATCTCGCGGTTCGTGCCGCCCGCCGCGGCCAGGTCCACCACGCGCCGCTCGCTCGGCGTCAGCGAGTCTGTGCCGCTGCGATCGGTGCTGCGAGGACGGACGCCGATGGCTCCAAGCTCCGCGCGCGCTCGGCTCTCCAGACGGCGAGCGCCACACCGCCCCGCCAGCTCGAGTCCCTCGAGCAGCGGTTCCCGGGCCGCCTTGCGCTGGCCGGCTGCCCGGAGCGTGGCCCCCAGATCGATCAGCGCACGGCCGTTCTCGAGTCGGGCCGGCGACCTGTCAAGAACGTCACAGGCCGCCTTGAGCAGCGCCTCTCGATCGTCAGAGCGGCCGACGAGAGCACAGGTGCGCAGCGCGATCCCGATCGCGCGTGAAGCGCCGAAGGCCCGCGCGCGGCTCAGCTCGTCGTCGGCCAGATCACAGGCGTCCTTGTGACGGCCGAGCTTCGCCAGCGACAGCGCGGCAGTCGAGCGCCATGGGCTCACTGCCGGGTTCCCGCCCCCGAACGTCGCGTTTGCGAGGCCCCAATCGCGAAGCTCCTCCACTGCTGACTCGTGGTTGCCCGCAGCCGCGCGAAGCACGCCGGATGCGTAACGCAGTTCGGAACCGGCGATCAGCTCCGTGTCCAATCGAACGCCGGCTCGGTCAAAGAGTCGGCGCAGGGACTCCGGGGTCTCGCCGCGATCCAGGCCCGCGAGCACGGCCGATGGCACGGCCAGAGCGAGCACGAACTCGGAGCCGGCGAGGTCCGACGCCAGTTCGATGGCCGCGTGGGCGTGCACCTCGGCGGCAGTGAGGTCGCCGCGGCGCACCTCGATGAACGCGCGATGAGCCAGCACTGACGACACCGTGAGGGCGGCCCCGCGCTGCTGAGCCTCGGCGAGCACCTCGTTCGCGTGCAGCAGCGCCGTGTCGAAGCGATCCG
This window contains:
- a CDS encoding EAL domain-containing protein, with the translated sequence MTDRSDRRSSAAWWTQQFNDLLATTSAAQGVRAARTAAIKKLGEDVGADFGAMLGRGAPIDWYGFGDGSAPGEGLLRAAQQGGGEVELPGLGRCHTIVGHLDHGEVVLGRVGRSDFDQAERHLLEGLARLLEIILRLERRRILLEQLTSIQEAISRRASLQEVFDTIVHAAARLLDLEMVAIRVADSDDPGRMSTPAVIGHPPELVEALRYGQTNAGATAAAPELGRLVVLDDYQSAPGARPEAVAYGVTTSMAAPLHEHGSVIGSLVVSSRERDRHFTAVDQDMFVAFCEHASLALAAARTGDTMRQALTDPLTGLANRALFMDRLDHSLARAARRGAAVSVIFVDLDRFKLVNDTLGHAEGDKLLFDVAARIRGCLRRAETAARLGGDEFAILLEEARDEMAAAHVAQRVASALREPFMLGDREVFVTCSIGIAVGTVEDAETLLRNADVAMYRAKGRGKDRYEIFEPEMHAEVMDRLALESELRRAVKGDELELHFQPAFKLESGEVLGVEALVRWRHPERGLLPPGVFIPLAEESGLILPLGRWVLDEACRQAAAWQPLHPRLQVAVNLSAWQLEQPDIVDEVAAVLERWQLPPRTLVLELTETLLMHDTEATIAKLQALKELEVRIAIDDFGTGYSSLQYLQRFPIDVLKIPKPFVDELAEEGSSGVLASIILDLCRRMDLGTVAEGIETEKQAQRLRELGCPWGQGFAFAKPMPVRELMEFLSALALTS